A genomic stretch from Eubacterium sulci ATCC 35585 includes:
- a CDS encoding membrane protein gives MKKQVSESIPCGILLALSGGCMDAYSYLFRGQVFSNAQTGNMLLMGVNIAGGNFAVASKYFWPVLFFAIGIIVSDVINTRKKYKMVHWRQISVMLEAIILTSVIFLPELANDLANSLLSFACGIQVQSFRAIHGNSITTTMCIGNFRSGTANLDRFIVTKEKSYLRKSLLYYGIIVSFIVGAIIESFLIPILGTYAILFSTVLLIITLVIMFYEGTEDHC, from the coding sequence ATGAAAAAACAAGTATCAGAATCTATACCTTGTGGCATTCTCCTTGCCCTTTCTGGTGGATGTATGGATGCATACTCATATCTTTTCAGAGGGCAGGTTTTCTCGAATGCGCAGACGGGCAACATGCTTTTGATGGGTGTGAATATAGCTGGGGGAAATTTTGCGGTAGCATCAAAGTACTTTTGGCCAGTTTTATTCTTTGCAATCGGAATAATTGTATCTGATGTAATCAATACGAGGAAGAAATATAAGATGGTTCACTGGCGTCAAATATCTGTTATGCTAGAAGCAATCATTTTAACCTCTGTAATTTTCTTGCCAGAGTTAGCTAATGACCTTGCAAACTCTTTGTTATCATTTGCTTGTGGAATTCAGGTGCAAAGCTTTAGGGCAATACATGGAAATAGCATTACGACTACAATGTGTATTGGAAACTTTAGGAGCGGGACAGCAAATCTTGACCGTTTTATTGTGACTAAAGAAAAATCGTACCTTAGAAAATCACTACTCTATTATGGAATAATAGTATCTTTCATAGTTGGTGCGATAATTGAAAGCTTTTTGATTCCTATACTCGGCACATATGCAATACTCTTTTCGACAGTGCTTTTAATCATTACGCTTGTAATAATGTTCTACGAGGGAACAGAAGATCATTGCTAA
- a CDS encoding ArsC family transcriptional regulator: MLFVYYPRCSTCQKAKKWLDENNLKYTERHIVEDNPTYEDLKDWYSRSGLPLKKFFNTSGLLYKDMKLKDKLPGMSEDEQLKLLATNGMLVKRPVLVNGDTVLLGFKEAEWAEKLK; encoded by the coding sequence ATGTTATTTGTATATTATCCAAGATGTTCAACATGCCAGAAGGCCAAGAAATGGCTAGATGAAAATAATCTCAAATACACAGAGCGTCACATCGTAGAAGATAACCCAACTTATGAAGATCTAAAGGATTGGTATTCTAGAAGTGGATTGCCACTAAAGAAGTTCTTCAACACTAGCGGACTTCTATATAAGGACATGAAGCTCAAGGATAAGCTTCCGGGAATGTCTGAAGATGAGCAGCTAAAGCTACTTGCGACAAATGGAATGCTAGTTAAGCGTCCAGTTCTTGTAAACGGTGACACTGTTCTACTAGGATTTAAGGAAGCAGAGTGGGCAGAGAAGCTGAAGTAA
- a CDS encoding O-acetylhomoserine aminocarboxypropyltransferase (catalyzes the formation of L-methionine and acetate from O-acetyl-L-homoserine and methanethiol): MSEYKFETLQVHAGQEQVEKEAGARAVPIYQTAAYVFNNAEHAAARFGLSDPGNIYSRLTNPTQDVFEQRIAALEGGIAALALSSGAAAITYVIQALAAPKGHIIAQSSIYGGTYNLLANTLPLQGIETTFVDIHNLEEVEKAFQENTRGVFIETFGNPNSDIPDIEEIAKLAHKHDVPLVIDNTFGTPYVIRPIEHGADIVVHSATKFLGGHGTTLGGVIVDSGKFDWKKSGKFASVSEPNPSYHGISFTDAAGPAAFITYIRAVLLRDTGATISPINAFLLLQGVETLSLRLDRHKDNAKKVVEYLSKHPLVEKVNHPSLDNHPQNALYKKYFPNGGGSIFTFDIKGGKDAAFKFIDNLKIFSLLANVADLKSLVIHPATTTHSQLSKETLEAQGINDGTVRLSIGTEHIDDILADLENGFAAVK, encoded by the coding sequence ATGAGTGAATATAAATTTGAAACATTACAGGTACACGCAGGACAGGAGCAGGTAGAAAAGGAAGCGGGAGCAAGAGCAGTTCCTATTTATCAAACAGCTGCTTACGTATTTAACAATGCAGAGCACGCTGCAGCGCGCTTTGGGCTTTCTGATCCAGGTAACATTTATAGCAGACTTACAAATCCAACACAGGACGTTTTTGAGCAGCGTATTGCAGCTCTAGAAGGCGGCATAGCAGCACTAGCACTCTCATCTGGTGCAGCTGCAATCACATATGTAATCCAAGCACTAGCGGCTCCTAAGGGACATATCATAGCGCAGAGCAGCATCTACGGTGGAACATATAACCTGCTTGCTAACACCCTGCCATTACAGGGTATCGAAACAACTTTTGTTGACATACATAATTTAGAAGAAGTCGAAAAAGCATTCCAGGAAAACACAAGAGGAGTTTTCATCGAAACTTTTGGAAATCCAAACAGTGACATTCCTGATATCGAGGAAATCGCAAAGCTTGCACATAAGCACGACGTACCTCTTGTAATAGACAACACTTTTGGAACTCCTTATGTAATCCGTCCAATAGAGCACGGTGCAGATATCGTTGTACATTCTGCAACAAAGTTCCTCGGTGGACACGGAACAACTCTTGGCGGAGTAATCGTTGATAGCGGAAAATTCGACTGGAAGAAGAGCGGCAAATTCGCTTCCGTTTCTGAACCTAACCCAAGCTATCACGGAATTTCATTTACAGATGCTGCTGGCCCTGCTGCCTTCATCACATATATACGCGCGGTTCTTTTGAGAGATACAGGTGCTACAATCTCACCTATAAACGCATTCTTGCTTCTTCAAGGAGTTGAAACTCTATCCCTAAGACTAGACAGACACAAGGATAATGCAAAGAAGGTTGTAGAGTATCTATCAAAGCATCCTCTCGTAGAAAAGGTAAACCACCCATCGCTAGATAACCATCCGCAAAATGCCCTATACAAAAAATATTTCCCAAATGGTGGTGGTTCGATATTCACATTTGACATCAAAGGCGGCAAGGACGCGGCATTTAAGTTCATCGATAATCTAAAGATTTTCTCACTACTTGCAAATGTAGCTGACCTAAAATCTCTAGTTATTCATCCTGCTACAACAACACATTCTCAGCTTTCAAAGGAAACCCTTGAGGCTCAGGGAATTAACGATGGAACTGTTAGACTTTCGATAGGAACAGAGCACATCGACGACATTCTAGCAGATCTAGAAAACGGCTTTGCTGCAGTAAAATAA
- a CDS encoding ATPase: protein MSKSENIPQEKYILTITAENVVSTDPRFTMDNLSLGDNYRPLDAYYEKGDGDIIRRNYVRGERKNTNQTLPRIACQVFEKQLSTLSVEDKENFPICKYNPNSSMIRGIFRSVDEFKKSRNTIEYLTYGYDEGRQFVIYCWNIFTTILFVKECLKRFGDPGDKFVLVYRDKEGVPPPPPNKGKYRNPFSSMLIESKNLIFRGAPGTGKSYLAKEIAADIISNGEFDDCDSLSDEQKKQVEFVQFHPSYDYSDFVEGLRPKLNEDGTMGFELKDGIFKRFVNRAKKNYEDSLKSKETIEKEITAQETLTDFLSNIEFGVDTFKTVNGNEFTITGVDESHINISIPGNPTVNKLTLSIDDMRKMLESGHEFEKVRDITEFFGKTFSTQAYSYNFAIYKEIKAKKGIAPKTNVKPEELKKYIFIIDEINRGEISKIFGELFFAIDPGYRGSVGGVSTQYSNLHSNPDDKFYIPENVYIIGTMNDIDRSVDSFDFAMRRRFRFVELKADDCLDMLAVIENEDIKNEAIKRMTRLNKEIASVEDLNENYQIGAAYFLKLNTIDFDKLWTDYIQPLLQEYIQGMYDEEVIMNRFATAYGYKKPIKGDIDETA, encoded by the coding sequence ATGTCTAAATCAGAAAATATACCACAGGAGAAATATATACTAACTATTACGGCTGAGAATGTAGTCTCTACAGACCCACGGTTCACAATGGATAACCTTAGTCTAGGAGATAACTATAGGCCTCTTGATGCCTATTACGAAAAGGGAGATGGTGATATAATAAGGCGTAATTACGTTAGAGGCGAGAGAAAAAACACCAATCAAACATTGCCACGTATTGCCTGCCAGGTATTTGAGAAGCAGCTTTCGACACTGTCTGTTGAGGATAAGGAGAATTTCCCTATATGTAAGTATAATCCAAACAGCAGTATGATTAGAGGTATTTTTAGGAGCGTAGATGAATTCAAAAAAAGTCGAAATACTATTGAATATCTGACCTATGGTTATGATGAGGGTCGCCAGTTTGTAATTTACTGCTGGAATATATTCACAACCATCCTTTTCGTTAAAGAGTGCCTAAAACGATTCGGCGATCCTGGTGATAAGTTTGTTCTAGTATATCGTGACAAGGAGGGAGTACCACCTCCACCACCAAATAAAGGAAAATATCGCAATCCTTTCTCCTCGATGCTTATCGAATCAAAGAATTTAATCTTTAGAGGAGCACCTGGTACAGGTAAATCATACCTTGCTAAGGAAATTGCGGCAGACATAATAAGCAATGGAGAGTTTGATGATTGCGATAGTCTTTCCGATGAACAGAAAAAGCAAGTAGAATTTGTACAATTTCATCCTAGTTACGACTACTCTGATTTTGTTGAAGGACTTAGGCCTAAACTAAATGAAGATGGAACTATGGGTTTTGAACTTAAGGATGGAATCTTTAAAAGATTTGTAAATCGTGCAAAGAAAAATTATGAGGACTCTCTGAAATCCAAAGAAACTATAGAAAAGGAAATCACAGCTCAGGAAACTTTGACAGATTTTCTCTCAAACATAGAGTTTGGAGTGGACACTTTTAAAACGGTTAACGGCAATGAGTTTACAATAACTGGTGTTGATGAAAGTCATATTAACATTTCAATTCCAGGAAATCCTACAGTAAATAAGCTCACTTTGAGCATAGATGATATGAGGAAGATGCTGGAATCTGGGCATGAGTTTGAGAAAGTAAGAGATATTACGGAATTCTTTGGAAAAACTTTTTCGACACAGGCATACTCATATAACTTTGCAATCTATAAGGAAATTAAGGCGAAGAAGGGTATAGCACCTAAAACAAATGTAAAACCGGAAGAACTAAAGAAATATATATTTATTATTGATGAAATTAATCGTGGAGAGATTTCAAAGATATTTGGAGAACTATTCTTTGCAATAGATCCCGGATATCGCGGTAGTGTAGGTGGAGTATCCACACAGTACTCGAATTTGCATTCGAATCCAGATGACAAGTTCTATATACCTGAAAATGTATATATTATCGGAACGATGAATGATATAGATCGTTCTGTTGACAGTTTCGATTTTGCTATGCGCAGACGTTTTCGTTTTGTTGAACTTAAAGCAGACGATTGTCTTGATATGCTTGCAGTTATAGAAAATGAGGATATTAAGAACGAAGCAATCAAGAGGATGACAAGGCTAAACAAGGAAATTGCAAGTGTTGAGGACTTAAATGAGAATTACCAAATTGGTGCAGCATACTTCTTAAAACTCAATACTATTGATTTTGATAAGCTTTGGACGGATTATATACAGCCTCTTTTACAGGAATATATACAAGGAATGTACGATGAGGAAGTCATAATGAATAGGTTTGCTACAGCATACGGTTATAAAAAGCCTATCAAAGGTGATATTGATGAAACTGCTTAA
- a CDS encoding homocysteine methyltransferase, with protein sequence MGTMLQKSGLEIGGIPDLLSLTNPKLIQSIHREYVEAGCDCITTNTFGANRLKIKDTDIATLVTAAVENAKAANPKYVALDIGPIGQLMAPLGTLSFEEAYDIFKEQLVAGEKAGADLVIFETFSDLMELKVGILAAKENTNLPVFATMTYQDNGRTFVGVDPVSATISLQGLGVDALGVNCSLGPDELISIVGTILEYATVPVMVQANAGLPDMQGNYGYSSDSYAEKIEQMAKMGVRILGGCCGTTPEFIQKSKEKIKELKPITTSPKRVTAVCSASSTVILDGGVYLIGERINPTGKPKLKEALKKEDYDYILNEAITQADLGADILDVNVGLPEIDEPKLLKKAVMELQSGISQPLQIDSTDAKAVEEAVRVYKGKPLINSVNGEEESMKAIFPIAKKYGACVLGLCLDKNGIPETAEGRFEIAQRILDTALSYGIPKEDILIDCLVLTASAQQEQVVTTLEAIKLVKSRLGLKCVLGVSNVSFGLPNRPLLNSVFLAAAFGVGLDAPIINPCSKEIMDTVNAFKVLNNQDKGGSDFIAKYGGNTPEPQSFPSSGGSIDLKDVIIKGLKEQAAPLVEEMLKTKDAMEIINNYFIPALDEVGRGYETGKLFLPQLMLSAETVQNGFAVISKANTEAEVKREKVVVATVEGDVHDIGKNIVKMLLSNYGYEVIDLGRDVPVDDVVEAVKKYQPSIVGLSALMTTTVKNMQRTIDALKENNLNCKTMVGGAVLNEDYAQMVGADYYAKDANTSVKVAEKVSEEE encoded by the coding sequence ATGGGCACAATGCTGCAGAAAAGTGGCTTAGAGATAGGTGGAATACCAGATCTACTGTCTTTGACAAACCCAAAGCTCATTCAAAGCATACATAGAGAGTACGTAGAGGCAGGATGTGACTGCATAACGACAAATACCTTCGGTGCTAACAGACTGAAGATAAAGGATACAGATATAGCGACTCTAGTGACTGCTGCTGTAGAAAATGCAAAGGCAGCAAATCCAAAGTATGTAGCGTTAGACATAGGCCCTATAGGTCAGCTAATGGCACCTCTAGGGACTCTTTCCTTTGAGGAAGCCTATGATATATTCAAAGAGCAGCTAGTTGCAGGAGAAAAGGCAGGTGCTGATCTTGTCATCTTTGAGACCTTCTCAGATCTCATGGAGCTTAAGGTTGGTATTCTCGCAGCAAAGGAAAATACAAATCTTCCAGTGTTTGCAACTATGACATATCAGGATAACGGTAGAACCTTTGTCGGAGTTGATCCAGTCTCTGCAACTATAAGTCTTCAGGGACTTGGTGTAGATGCACTTGGTGTAAACTGCTCTCTTGGTCCAGACGAACTGATTTCGATTGTAGGAACAATACTTGAGTACGCTACAGTTCCTGTTATGGTACAAGCAAATGCTGGGCTTCCAGATATGCAGGGTAACTACGGCTATAGCAGTGACTCCTATGCTGAGAAGATTGAGCAGATGGCAAAAATGGGTGTACGCATTCTTGGAGGATGCTGTGGAACAACTCCTGAATTCATCCAAAAATCAAAGGAGAAAATCAAAGAACTCAAGCCTATTACAACTTCACCAAAGCGTGTTACCGCAGTTTGCTCAGCAAGCAGCACCGTGATTTTAGACGGCGGGGTGTATCTGATTGGTGAGCGTATAAATCCAACAGGAAAGCCTAAGCTAAAAGAAGCGCTCAAGAAAGAGGACTACGACTATATCCTGAATGAGGCCATAACTCAGGCTGACCTAGGTGCAGACATTTTGGATGTCAATGTGGGTCTTCCAGAGATTGATGAACCAAAGCTTTTAAAGAAGGCTGTTATGGAGCTTCAGTCAGGTATTTCTCAGCCACTGCAGATAGATAGCACGGATGCAAAGGCTGTCGAAGAGGCTGTTAGAGTTTATAAGGGTAAGCCTTTGATTAACTCAGTCAACGGTGAAGAGGAGTCCATGAAAGCGATATTTCCTATCGCAAAGAAGTACGGTGCATGTGTTTTAGGCCTATGCCTTGATAAAAATGGAATTCCAGAAACTGCAGAGGGACGCTTTGAAATTGCGCAGAGAATCTTAGATACAGCTTTGAGCTATGGAATACCAAAAGAGGATATTTTGATAGACTGCCTAGTTCTAACTGCAAGTGCTCAGCAGGAGCAGGTTGTGACTACGCTAGAAGCTATCAAGCTTGTAAAGAGCAGACTAGGTCTAAAGTGCGTGCTTGGTGTAAGCAATGTATCATTTGGGCTTCCTAATCGTCCGCTTTTGAACTCGGTATTTCTTGCAGCAGCATTTGGTGTGGGACTTGATGCTCCTATCATCAACCCATGCTCAAAGGAAATTATGGACACTGTGAACGCTTTTAAGGTTCTAAACAATCAGGACAAGGGCGGAAGCGATTTCATCGCTAAATATGGCGGAAATACGCCAGAGCCACAGAGCTTCCCGTCAAGTGGTGGCAGTATCGACCTTAAGGATGTAATCATAAAAGGTCTTAAGGAACAAGCAGCTCCCCTAGTCGAAGAGATGCTAAAGACCAAGGATGCTATGGAGATTATAAACAATTACTTCATTCCAGCCTTGGACGAGGTCGGAAGAGGCTATGAGACTGGTAAGCTTTTTCTCCCACAGCTCATGCTCAGTGCAGAGACCGTCCAAAATGGCTTTGCAGTCATAAGCAAGGCAAACACAGAAGCTGAGGTTAAGAGAGAAAAGGTTGTTGTTGCAACTGTAGAAGGTGATGTGCACGACATAGGCAAAAATATAGTAAAGATGCTTCTTTCAAATTATGGCTATGAAGTAATTGATCTTGGTAGAGATGTCCCTGTTGACGATGTTGTGGAAGCAGTCAAAAAATACCAGCCTAGCATTGTTGGACTAAGTGCGCTAATGACAACGACTGTTAAGAATATGCAGAGAACCATAGATGCCTTAAAGGAAAACAATCTAAATTGCAAAACCATGGTAGGTGGTGCTGTGCTT
- a CDS encoding teicoplanin resistance protein VanZ, with product MVYILSIKLAMLFFPALAFVITLPYMIANYRKYGSVNKLRTLIVYSFALYLLTVYLLVILPLPNRESIHSRYTDMLNLVPFAFVIDFIKSSPFALSNPASWIMALKHPSFYVPAFNVLMLIPFGIYMRYYFKCSFKKTMLLTALLSLFFELTQLSGLYFIYSGPYRLGDIDDIIQNTTGGCLGYLIGWFAVKILPSRDRIDEKSLELGTRVSGIRVLLSLIIDILIVFIPYSLSKTEIPLWPFIGGYFALIPLLNGKTFGSALLRFKIEFDNFKWLRTIIRGVLLTAYFILIPQGLLYLTNEFNKHADDLLYLCLLVITLLILLLYALITIACVLLSKRLIFDRLVGTKYRSTIKIDN from the coding sequence ATGGTATATATACTTTCAATTAAACTAGCTATGCTGTTTTTTCCGGCTTTGGCATTTGTGATTACACTTCCGTACATGATTGCAAATTATCGCAAATATGGTTCGGTGAATAAGCTGAGAACATTAATTGTATACTCTTTTGCTTTATATTTACTGACAGTTTACCTACTAGTAATTCTGCCATTGCCTAATCGAGAGAGCATACATTCAAGATATACGGACATGTTAAACCTTGTTCCATTTGCCTTTGTCATAGACTTTATCAAAAGTAGTCCGTTTGCATTATCAAATCCAGCAAGCTGGATTATGGCGCTTAAGCATCCCTCATTTTATGTGCCGGCATTTAATGTTTTAATGCTAATTCCATTTGGAATTTACATGCGCTACTACTTCAAATGTAGCTTTAAGAAGACCATGCTTTTAACAGCTCTTCTTAGCCTATTCTTTGAATTAACACAGCTATCGGGACTATATTTCATATACTCAGGGCCATATAGACTAGGTGATATAGACGACATAATTCAGAATACGACGGGTGGATGCCTTGGATATCTAATCGGATGGTTTGCAGTAAAGATCCTTCCTTCAAGAGATAGAATCGATGAGAAATCCCTAGAGCTAGGGACACGCGTTTCAGGAATCAGAGTTTTACTTTCGCTTATAATAGATATTTTGATTGTATTTATACCATATTCTCTATCAAAGACAGAGATTCCTTTGTGGCCATTTATTGGCGGATATTTTGCCTTGATTCCACTGCTAAATGGAAAAACTTTTGGCAGTGCATTGCTTAGGTTTAAGATAGAATTTGATAATTTCAAGTGGCTACGTACGATTATAAGAGGAGTATTACTAACTGCATATTTTATATTAATTCCTCAAGGTCTACTATATCTTACAAATGAGTTTAATAAGCATGCAGATGATTTGCTATATTTGTGTCTACTTGTAATTACCTTACTTATTCTACTACTATATGCATTGATTACAATTGCATGCGTGTTGCTTAGTAAGCGTTTAATATTTGACCGCCTAGTAGGTACTAAATACAGAAGCACAATAAAAATTGATAATTAG
- a CDS encoding GNAT family acetyltransferase yields the protein MILETERLILRPLTETDAESIFEYANDPDVGPVAGWPAHQSVQESRDVIREVLSGPQCYGICLKDDNKAIGAVELILKEHTALTDRDDECELGYWIGKPLWGNGYMPEAAKRLIQYGFEELGMKKIWCSYFDGNEKSKRVQEKCGFVYSKTREKLEVPLLNEVRTSHTNLLTKEDWQEQHM from the coding sequence ATGATATTAGAAACTGAAAGATTGATACTTCGTCCCTTAACTGAGACGGATGCAGAGAGCATATTTGAATATGCAAATGATCCCGATGTTGGTCCTGTGGCAGGCTGGCCGGCGCATCAAAGCGTGCAGGAGAGCAGAGACGTCATTAGAGAGGTTTTGAGTGGCCCTCAGTGCTATGGAATCTGCCTTAAGGATGATAATAAGGCGATAGGGGCAGTTGAGCTGATTTTAAAAGAGCATACTGCTTTGACAGATAGAGACGATGAGTGCGAGCTAGGATACTGGATTGGCAAGCCGCTTTGGGGTAATGGTTATATGCCTGAGGCAGCAAAGCGACTTATTCAGTATGGATTTGAGGAGCTTGGCATGAAAAAGATTTGGTGCTCTTATTTTGATGGCAACGAAAAATCAAAGAGAGTTCAAGAAAAATGTGGATTTGTATATAGCAAAACTAGAGAAAAGCTTGAGGTTCCTCTGTTGAATGAGGTTAGAACAAGCCATACAAACCTACTTACGAAGGAAGACTGGCAGGAACAACATATGTAG